A section of the Acanthopagrus latus isolate v.2019 chromosome 20, fAcaLat1.1, whole genome shotgun sequence genome encodes:
- the LOC119009890 gene encoding WAP, Kazal, immunoglobulin, Kunitz and NTR domain-containing protein 2-like, which yields MWWMLFPRWIWFLACVSVWMEHQIGVMPHITYSHAGICPNDMNPNLWVDAMSTCTRECESDQECESFEKCCQNVCGNRSCVAARYVDRTKGTVGMPKEATCTSFMCPQQGSECDIWDGQPVCKCRDRCEREPHFTCASDGMTYYNKCYMDAEACSKGITLSVVTCRFHLTWPNTSPSLPQATTLRPTTAPLQATIPPPTEPQPPVVISSPAHQTINVGDTASFLCDVAGRPRPEITWEKQLPDGVERVVMRPNHVQGNMVVTNIGQLVIYNAQPHDSGVYTCTAQNPSGSVRANHPLIVLLTEPPRTPKPKNVTLCLPEECVKPPDNPEDCGSELERVSWYYEPKTNNCFSFTHCHSSNQQPRKFDTYEECMQCCGPELSGPCGLPSLQGPCKAYEPRWAYSSSLRQCQSFIYGGCEGNDNNFESKEACEEMCPYPKNHHCKACKPRGKMVTSFCRSDFVILGRMTELTEEKDSGHALVTVEEILKDEKMGLRFFGKEPLEVTFLNMDWNCPCPNITGAAAEGQVIIMGNANDGMAVLQPESYVGASSPRRVRKLREVISKNTCDILKAITNSPQ from the exons ATGTGGTGGATGCTGTTTCCACGGTGGATCTGGTTCCTggcgtgtgtgtcagtgtggatggAGCACCAGATCGGAGTTATGCCTCATATCACCTATTCTCACGCCGGGATCTGCCCCAATGACATGAACCCCAACCTGTGGGTGGATGCAATGAGCACCTGCACAAGAGAGTGTGAATCTGATCAG GAGTGTGAGTCGTTTGAGAAGTGTTGCCAAAATGTTTGTGGGAACCGGAGTTGTGTGGCAGCCCGTTACGTGGACAGGACGAAAGGTACGGTGGGAATGCCCAAGGAGGCCACCTGCACCAGTTTCATGTGCCCTCAGCAGGGGTCCGAGTGCGACATCTGGGACGGCCAGCCGGTGTGCAAGTGCCGGGACCGCTGCGAGAGGGAGCCGCACTTCACCTGCGCCTCCGACGGCATGACCTACTACAACAAGTGCTACATGGATGCAGAGGCGTGCTCCAAGGGCATCACCCTGTCTGTCGTCACCTGCCGCTTCCACCTCACCTGGCCCAACACCAGCCCTTCCCTGCCCCAGGCGACCACTCTCCGTCCTACCACCGCTCCCCTGCAGGCGACTATCCCGCCTCCCACTGAGCCTCAGCCTCCCGTCGTGATCAGCAGCCCTGCTCACCAGACCATAAACGTGGGTGACACAGCCAGCTTCCTGTGTGACGTGGCGGGTCGACCCCGGCCCGAGATCACCTGGGAGAAGCAGCTACCAGATGGGGTGGAGAGGGTGGTCATGAGGCCTAATCACGTGCAAGGAAATATGGTGGTCACTAACATTGGTCAGCTGGTGATCTACAACGCCCAGCCGCATGATTCAGGTGTCTACACCTGCACGGCTCAGAACCCATCTGGCTCAGTGCGGGCCAACCACCCACTCATAGTGCTGCTCACAGAGCCGCCCAGGACCCCCAAGCCCAAGAATGTGACTCTCTGCCTACCTGAAGAGTGTGTGAAACCCCCCGATAACCCAGAGGACTGTGGGAGCGAGCTGGAGAGGGTCAGCTGGTACTATGAGCCCAAGACCAACAACTGCTTTTCCTTCACCCACTGCCACAGCAGCAACCAGCAGCCCAGGAAGTTCGACACGTATGAGGAGTGCATGCAGTGCTGTGGCCCAGAGCTGTCGGGCCCCTGCGGGCTCCCCAGCCTGCAGGGCCCTTGTAAGGCATACGAGCCACGCTGGGCTTATAGCAGCAGCCTACGGCAGTGTCAGTCCTTCATCTACGGAGGGTGTGAGGGCAACGACAACAACTTTGAATCCAAAGAAGCCTGCGAGGAGATGTGCCCCTACCCCAAAAACCACCACTGCAAGGCCTGCAAGCCCAGAGGTAAGATGGTGACGAGCTTCTGCCGGAGCGACTTCGTCATCCTGGGTCGCATGACggagctgacagaggagaaggacTCAGGCCATGCCCTTGTAACTGTGGAGGAGATCCTCAAGGATGAGAAGATGGGTTTACGTTTCTTTGGCAAGGAGCCTCTCGAGGTCACCTTCCTCAACATGGACTGGAACTGCCCGTGCCCCAACATCACAGGCGCGGCCGCTGAGGGACAGGTCATCATCATGGGCAATGCAAATGACGGGATGGCCGTCCTGCAGCCGGAGAGCTACGTGGGTGCCTCCAGCCCTCGCAGAGTACGGAAACTGAGAGAGGTTATCTCAAAGAACACATGTGATATTCTCAAAGCGATCACCAACAGCCCTCAGTAG